One Ricinus communis isolate WT05 ecotype wild-type chromosome 2, ASM1957865v1, whole genome shotgun sequence DNA segment encodes these proteins:
- the LOC8274660 gene encoding ER lumen protein-retaining receptor erd-2.2 — MKGTKRPIHAVATWVRRQPPKAKAILAVVSGMAALVFLRMVVHDHDNLFVAAEAVHAVGISVLIYKLMKEKTCAGLSLKSQELTAIFLAARLYCSFVMEYDIHTLLDSATLLTTLWVIYTIRFKLRSSYMDDKDNFAIYYVLIPCAVLSLIIHPTTQHHIFNRICWAFCVYLEAVSVLPQLRVMQNTKIVEPFTAHYVFALGVARFLSCAHWVLQVLDTRGRLLTALGYGLWPPMVLLSEIVQTFILADFCYYYVKSLVGGQLVLRLPSGVV; from the exons ATGAAAGGGACAAAGAGGCCGATCCACGCTGTTGCAACATGGGTACGAAGGCAACCACCAAAGGCCAAAGCTATTTTAGCAGTGGTGTCTGGTATGGCTGCTTTAGTTTTTCTTAGGATGGTTGTTCATGATCACGATAACCTTTTTGTTGCTGCTGAGGCTGTTCATGCCGTTGGTATCTCTGTCTTAATTTATAAGCTCATGAAGGAGAAGACTTGTGCCg GGTTATCACTGAAATCACAGGAGCTGACAGCTATCTTTTTAGCTGCTAGACTCTACTGCAGCTTTGTCATGGAATATGACATACACACACTACTTGATTCGGCCACACTGCTGACAACCCTATGGGTTATTTATACTATCCGCTTCAAATTAAGATCCAGTTACATGGATGACAAAGACAACTTTGCAATATACTATGTC TTGATACCTTGTGCTGTGCTATCTTTGATTATTCATCCAACAACGCAGcatcatatatttaataggaTTTGCTGGGCTTTCTGTGTTTATCTTGAAGCTGTTTCAGTGTTGCCTCAGCTTCGTGTCATGCAGAACACAAAG ATTGTTGAACCCTTCACGGCACATTATGTATTTGCACTTGGAGTTGCAAGGTTCTTGAGTTGTGCACATTGGGTGCTTCAG GTACTGGATACTCGGGGACGCCTTCTGACTGCACTGGGCTATGGATTATGGCCTCCTATGGTCCTCCTTTCAGAAATTGTACAGACATTCATTCTTGCTGATTTTTGCTACTACTATGTCAAGAG TCTCGTAGGTGGACAGCTTGTTCTACGTCTCCCCTCAGGAGTAGTGTAA
- the LOC8274659 gene encoding gibberellin-regulated protein 1: MAISKLLIASLLVSLLLVLSFAEADDHPSGVNSNLAASSYSPPKKIDCGSACTARCQLSSRPRLCKRACGTCCARCSCVPPGTAGNYDACPCYASLTTHGGRRKCP, encoded by the exons ATGGCCATCTCCAAGCTTCTGATTGCTTCTCTTCttgtttctcttcttcttgttctcTCTTTTGCCGAGGCTGATGATCATCCAAGT GGCGTGAACTCAAATTTAGCAGCAAGTTCATATTCTCCCCCTAAAAAAATTG ATTGTGGCAGCGCTTGCACGGCCAGGTGCCAGTTATCATCGAGGCCACGCCTATGCAAGAGGGCATGTGGGACTTGCTGTGCACGTTGCAGCTGTGTTCCTCCTGGTACTGCCGGTAACTATGATGCCTGTCCCTGCTACGCCAGCTTGACCACCCATGGTGGCAGACGGAAGTGCCCCTGA
- the LOC8274658 gene encoding gibberellin-regulated protein 1 isoform X2 has product MAPISKPLIASLFISLLVLHLVEADQMEKASLAATSQKKIDCASACKTRCRLASRQRMCHRACGTCCARCNCVPPGTSGNHESCRCYASLLTHGGRLKCP; this is encoded by the exons ATGGCGCCCATCTCCAAGCCATTGATTGCCTCTCTTTTCATCTCTCTTTTGGTTCTCCACCTAGTTGAAGCTGACCAGATG GAGAAGGCGAGTCTAGCAGCAACtagtcaaaagaaaatag ACTGTGCTAGCGCCTGCAAGACAAGGTGCCGCTTAGCGTCAAGGCAAAGGATGTGCCATAGGGCATGTGGGACGTGCTGTGCACGCTGCAACTGTGTACCTCCGGGAACTTCCGGTAACCATGAATCCTGCCGCTGCTACGCCAGCTTGCTTACTCACGGTGGTCGACTCAAGTGTCCTTGA
- the LOC8274658 gene encoding gibberellin-regulated protein 1 isoform X1, translating into MAPISKPLIASLFISLLVLHLVEADQMQEKASLAATSQKKIDCASACKTRCRLASRQRMCHRACGTCCARCNCVPPGTSGNHESCRCYASLLTHGGRLKCP; encoded by the exons ATGGCGCCCATCTCCAAGCCATTGATTGCCTCTCTTTTCATCTCTCTTTTGGTTCTCCACCTAGTTGAAGCTGACCAGATG CAGGAGAAGGCGAGTCTAGCAGCAACtagtcaaaagaaaatag ACTGTGCTAGCGCCTGCAAGACAAGGTGCCGCTTAGCGTCAAGGCAAAGGATGTGCCATAGGGCATGTGGGACGTGCTGTGCACGCTGCAACTGTGTACCTCCGGGAACTTCCGGTAACCATGAATCCTGCCGCTGCTACGCCAGCTTGCTTACTCACGGTGGTCGACTCAAGTGTCCTTGA
- the LOC8274657 gene encoding gibberellin-regulated protein 11: MAIFKTLLFVILPLAFVLHLVQSNPVLIKDVVEIPPLQKIDCDAACAARCQLSSRPHLCKRACGTCCVRCDCVPPGTSGNYDVCPCYANMTTHGGRHKCP, translated from the exons ATGGCCATCTTCAAGACTCTACTGTTTGTCATTCTTCCTTTAGCCTTTGTTCTCCATCTTGTTCAATCCAATCCAGTG CTCATCAAAGACGTCGTAGAAATTCCTCCTCTCCAGAAAATAG ATTGTGATGCAGCTTGTGCTGCGAGGTGTCAATTGTCATCGAGGCCACACCTGTGCAAGAGGGCATGCGGTACCTGCTGTGTCCGATGTGACTGTGTTCCACCGGGAACTTCCGGCAACTACGACGTATGTCCCTGCTACGCCAACATGACAACCCACGGAGGCAGACATAAGTGCCCCTGA
- the LOC8274655 gene encoding uncharacterized protein LOC8274655 isoform X1, translating to MIEADKSRDVRRGASRFLRHIKQSEKSSKERIKKLSAVNRITLSNEENYEMGCDIVEREETPSTSGSAIAKRFKLPRKQIFDDCNGVDRVSVPRKLRSAMKKRNRESISPPSFPDSKKLNHSTGVVESSKRIGAKKFKTNLKQNWSMKHSISGPITKDEEEVVETLYALAGMFPDNELDTKTKLDSASLDASPSALPEASENHPPKEDSVGIKEDLNVLCPLRANEAVNPVSDVEKSHEDIVKFHFLIGPSICELSDFPSSEAVQGELDSSVAQVNLPKMFVKHEEQKSPSNAVKYCFPSGSHQDMGKLKQTVKLEISQLDRKSDTALELTTTIGTQLDQQHLINESKSNSSWPGLSSTVSSTFCRDSLSQSFAAKIPAWLNTTTSHGPVLSDSSTGKLSKVPTDRRSWKRCAAHVYISRLIRVLEVPESKESLQLPSNQLRPHEILKQGVLMTINDFNSNDLNGVASASSLINKIKKNPSDAKSGNLQHLRLRQDHSQPALSCGVYTSQKQGCNFLSLSAGGGGIETSLSGAGHGSEPSAQLQVPYNAQHPTIMPFSMSQAQYAPAYPDQFSAAAAQQAQLQLPPHFSSPYCGPHANPKALTKQQQQQQRFWAAQLAAQFRNNGTSSTVTQFPSWQNGRQDSNTLMPFFSSSPSTLEVLGHKYPQVSQQQQQQFMAITLPHARMKRQDHHLSSVYEDSGVGFRAGGGALPLQLLCNERL from the exons ATGATAGAAGCGGACAAGAGTCGAGACGTGAGGCGTGGAGCGAGTCGGTTCTTGAGACATATTAAGCAATCTG agAAATCCAGTAAAGAGagaattaagaaattgagtgCTGTCAATAGAATAACTCTGAGTAACGAGGAAAACTATGAGATGGGTTGTGATATAGTGGAAAGAGAAGAGACCCCTTCTACAAGTGGCAGTGCTATTGCTAAGAGATTCAAGCTACCCAGAAAG CAAATTTTTGATGACTGCAATGGTGTTGATCGTGTTTCTGTTCCGCGCAAGCTACGGTCAG CCATGAAGAAACGCAATCGAGAATCTATATCTCCTCCATCTTTTCCAGATTCAAAGAAGTTGAACCATTCTACTGGGGTTGTCGAATCATCCAAAAGGATTGGCgcaaagaaatttaaaacGAACTTG AAACAAAACTGGTCCATGAAGCATAGTATTAGTGGACCAATAACCAAAGACGAAGAAGAAGTGGTGGAGACCTTGTATGCTTTGGCAGGAATGTTCCCCGACAATGAACTAGATACTAAGACTAAATTGGATAGTGCTTCTTTGGATGCAAGTCCTTCAGCTTTGCCGGAGGCTAGTGAAAATCATCCACCCAAAGAAG ATTCTGTAGGTATAAAAGAAGACTTAAATGTACTTTGCCCGTTGAGAGCTAACGAAGCTGTTAATCCTGTGTCGGATGTAGAAAAATCACATGAagatattgtaaaatttcattttttgatTGGACCAAGCATTTGTGAACTATCTGATTTTCCCAGTTCTGAAGCAGTCCAAGGAGAATTGGACAGTTCTGTGGCTCAGGTGAATCTGCCCAAGATGTTTGTTAAACATGAGGAGCAAAAGTCACCAAGCAATGCAGTCAAGTATTGCTTTCCATCTGGGTCACACCAGGACATGGG CAAATTAAAGCAGACTGTAAAACTGGAGATTTCGCAGCTTGACAGGAAGTCTGATACTGCATTGGAGCTG ACTACAACAATTGGAACTCAATTGGACCAGCAGCATTTGATTAATGAATCCAAGAGCAACT CATCATGGCCAGGATTGTCTTCAACAGTGTCAAGTACTTTTTGTCGTGATTCTCTATCGCA ATCATTTGCTGCTAAAATACCTGCTTGGCTTAATACCACTACCAGCCACGGTCCAGTCCTAAGTGATTCGTCCACTGGAAAG CTTTCTAAAGTTCCAACTGATAGAAGGTCGTGGAAGAGGTGTGCAGCTCATGTTTACATAAGCCGTCTCATTCGGGTACTAGAAGTCCCTGAAAGCAAAGAAAGCTTGCAACTCCCTTCAAATCAACTGAGACCACATGAAATATTAAAGCAAGGTGTACTCATGACAATAAATGACTTCAACAGCAATGATTTAAATGGAGTTGCATCTGCTAGCAGCTTAATTAACAAAATCAAGAAGAATCCAAGTGATGCTAAAAGTGGTAATCTTCAACACCTAAGGCTACGTCAAGATCATTCACAGCCTGCTCTGTCATGTGGTGTATACACTTCTCAGAAGCAG GGTTGCAATTTCTTGTCTCTGTCAGCGGGTGGTGGTGGTATAGAAACTAGTTTGAGTGGAGCTGGACATGGTTCCGAACCATCGGCACAGCTGCAGGTTCCTTATAATGCCCAACATCCCACGATCATGCCATTCTCCATGTCCCAAGCGCAATATGCCCCTGCTTACCCTGATCAGTTTTCAGCAGCAGCAGCCCAACAG GCCCAACTTCAGTTACCTCCCCATTTCAGCAGCCCATACTGTGGTCCTCATGCCAATCCCAAAGCCTTGACAAAGcagcaacaacaacaacaacgtTTTTGGGCGGCCCAGTTGGCAGCTCAGTTCAGGAATAATGGGACTTCCTCAACCGTGACTCAGTTTCCAAGCTGGCAAAATGGAAGGCAAGATTCAAATACGCTTATGCCATTTTTCTCATCATCGCCTTCAACTTTAGAAGTACTAGGCCACAAGTATCCTCAGGTCTctcagcagcagcagcagcagttCATGGCCATCACGCTACCACATGCAAGGATGAAAAGGCAGGATCACCATCTTTCTTCTGTTTATGAAGACTCTGGGGTCGGATTTCGAGCTGGTGGTGGTGCACTGCCTTTGCAGTTGCTCTGCAATGAGCGACTATGA
- the LOC8274655 gene encoding uncharacterized protein LOC8274655 isoform X2: protein MGCDIVEREETPSTSGSAIAKRFKLPRKQIFDDCNGVDRVSVPRKLRSAMKKRNRESISPPSFPDSKKLNHSTGVVESSKRIGAKKFKTNLKQNWSMKHSISGPITKDEEEVVETLYALAGMFPDNELDTKTKLDSASLDASPSALPEASENHPPKEDSVGIKEDLNVLCPLRANEAVNPVSDVEKSHEDIVKFHFLIGPSICELSDFPSSEAVQGELDSSVAQVNLPKMFVKHEEQKSPSNAVKYCFPSGSHQDMGKLKQTVKLEISQLDRKSDTALELTTTIGTQLDQQHLINESKSNSSWPGLSSTVSSTFCRDSLSQSFAAKIPAWLNTTTSHGPVLSDSSTGKLSKVPTDRRSWKRCAAHVYISRLIRVLEVPESKESLQLPSNQLRPHEILKQGVLMTINDFNSNDLNGVASASSLINKIKKNPSDAKSGNLQHLRLRQDHSQPALSCGVYTSQKQGCNFLSLSAGGGGIETSLSGAGHGSEPSAQLQVPYNAQHPTIMPFSMSQAQYAPAYPDQFSAAAAQQAQLQLPPHFSSPYCGPHANPKALTKQQQQQQRFWAAQLAAQFRNNGTSSTVTQFPSWQNGRQDSNTLMPFFSSSPSTLEVLGHKYPQVSQQQQQQFMAITLPHARMKRQDHHLSSVYEDSGVGFRAGGGALPLQLLCNERL from the exons ATGGGTTGTGATATAGTGGAAAGAGAAGAGACCCCTTCTACAAGTGGCAGTGCTATTGCTAAGAGATTCAAGCTACCCAGAAAG CAAATTTTTGATGACTGCAATGGTGTTGATCGTGTTTCTGTTCCGCGCAAGCTACGGTCAG CCATGAAGAAACGCAATCGAGAATCTATATCTCCTCCATCTTTTCCAGATTCAAAGAAGTTGAACCATTCTACTGGGGTTGTCGAATCATCCAAAAGGATTGGCgcaaagaaatttaaaacGAACTTG AAACAAAACTGGTCCATGAAGCATAGTATTAGTGGACCAATAACCAAAGACGAAGAAGAAGTGGTGGAGACCTTGTATGCTTTGGCAGGAATGTTCCCCGACAATGAACTAGATACTAAGACTAAATTGGATAGTGCTTCTTTGGATGCAAGTCCTTCAGCTTTGCCGGAGGCTAGTGAAAATCATCCACCCAAAGAAG ATTCTGTAGGTATAAAAGAAGACTTAAATGTACTTTGCCCGTTGAGAGCTAACGAAGCTGTTAATCCTGTGTCGGATGTAGAAAAATCACATGAagatattgtaaaatttcattttttgatTGGACCAAGCATTTGTGAACTATCTGATTTTCCCAGTTCTGAAGCAGTCCAAGGAGAATTGGACAGTTCTGTGGCTCAGGTGAATCTGCCCAAGATGTTTGTTAAACATGAGGAGCAAAAGTCACCAAGCAATGCAGTCAAGTATTGCTTTCCATCTGGGTCACACCAGGACATGGG CAAATTAAAGCAGACTGTAAAACTGGAGATTTCGCAGCTTGACAGGAAGTCTGATACTGCATTGGAGCTG ACTACAACAATTGGAACTCAATTGGACCAGCAGCATTTGATTAATGAATCCAAGAGCAACT CATCATGGCCAGGATTGTCTTCAACAGTGTCAAGTACTTTTTGTCGTGATTCTCTATCGCA ATCATTTGCTGCTAAAATACCTGCTTGGCTTAATACCACTACCAGCCACGGTCCAGTCCTAAGTGATTCGTCCACTGGAAAG CTTTCTAAAGTTCCAACTGATAGAAGGTCGTGGAAGAGGTGTGCAGCTCATGTTTACATAAGCCGTCTCATTCGGGTACTAGAAGTCCCTGAAAGCAAAGAAAGCTTGCAACTCCCTTCAAATCAACTGAGACCACATGAAATATTAAAGCAAGGTGTACTCATGACAATAAATGACTTCAACAGCAATGATTTAAATGGAGTTGCATCTGCTAGCAGCTTAATTAACAAAATCAAGAAGAATCCAAGTGATGCTAAAAGTGGTAATCTTCAACACCTAAGGCTACGTCAAGATCATTCACAGCCTGCTCTGTCATGTGGTGTATACACTTCTCAGAAGCAG GGTTGCAATTTCTTGTCTCTGTCAGCGGGTGGTGGTGGTATAGAAACTAGTTTGAGTGGAGCTGGACATGGTTCCGAACCATCGGCACAGCTGCAGGTTCCTTATAATGCCCAACATCCCACGATCATGCCATTCTCCATGTCCCAAGCGCAATATGCCCCTGCTTACCCTGATCAGTTTTCAGCAGCAGCAGCCCAACAG GCCCAACTTCAGTTACCTCCCCATTTCAGCAGCCCATACTGTGGTCCTCATGCCAATCCCAAAGCCTTGACAAAGcagcaacaacaacaacaacgtTTTTGGGCGGCCCAGTTGGCAGCTCAGTTCAGGAATAATGGGACTTCCTCAACCGTGACTCAGTTTCCAAGCTGGCAAAATGGAAGGCAAGATTCAAATACGCTTATGCCATTTTTCTCATCATCGCCTTCAACTTTAGAAGTACTAGGCCACAAGTATCCTCAGGTCTctcagcagcagcagcagcagttCATGGCCATCACGCTACCACATGCAAGGATGAAAAGGCAGGATCACCATCTTTCTTCTGTTTATGAAGACTCTGGGGTCGGATTTCGAGCTGGTGGTGGTGCACTGCCTTTGCAGTTGCTCTGCAATGAGCGACTATGA
- the LOC8274655 gene encoding uncharacterized protein LOC8274655 isoform X3: protein MFMMGLSCCIDFFKIIIIFCNFYSYFYSQVYFYKSDTSAFHVSAKAMKKRNRESISPPSFPDSKKLNHSTGVVESSKRIGAKKFKTNLKQNWSMKHSISGPITKDEEEVVETLYALAGMFPDNELDTKTKLDSASLDASPSALPEASENHPPKEDSVGIKEDLNVLCPLRANEAVNPVSDVEKSHEDIVKFHFLIGPSICELSDFPSSEAVQGELDSSVAQVNLPKMFVKHEEQKSPSNAVKYCFPSGSHQDMGKLKQTVKLEISQLDRKSDTALELTTTIGTQLDQQHLINESKSNSSWPGLSSTVSSTFCRDSLSQSFAAKIPAWLNTTTSHGPVLSDSSTGKLSKVPTDRRSWKRCAAHVYISRLIRVLEVPESKESLQLPSNQLRPHEILKQGVLMTINDFNSNDLNGVASASSLINKIKKNPSDAKSGNLQHLRLRQDHSQPALSCGVYTSQKQGCNFLSLSAGGGGIETSLSGAGHGSEPSAQLQVPYNAQHPTIMPFSMSQAQYAPAYPDQFSAAAAQQAQLQLPPHFSSPYCGPHANPKALTKQQQQQQRFWAAQLAAQFRNNGTSSTVTQFPSWQNGRQDSNTLMPFFSSSPSTLEVLGHKYPQVSQQQQQQFMAITLPHARMKRQDHHLSSVYEDSGVGFRAGGGALPLQLLCNERL from the exons ATGTTCATGATGGGACTTTCATGttgtattgatttttttaaaattattattatattctgtaatttttatagttatttcTATTCTCAAGTATACTTTTACAAGTCGGATACTTCAGCTTTCCATGTATCAGCAAAAG CCATGAAGAAACGCAATCGAGAATCTATATCTCCTCCATCTTTTCCAGATTCAAAGAAGTTGAACCATTCTACTGGGGTTGTCGAATCATCCAAAAGGATTGGCgcaaagaaatttaaaacGAACTTG AAACAAAACTGGTCCATGAAGCATAGTATTAGTGGACCAATAACCAAAGACGAAGAAGAAGTGGTGGAGACCTTGTATGCTTTGGCAGGAATGTTCCCCGACAATGAACTAGATACTAAGACTAAATTGGATAGTGCTTCTTTGGATGCAAGTCCTTCAGCTTTGCCGGAGGCTAGTGAAAATCATCCACCCAAAGAAG ATTCTGTAGGTATAAAAGAAGACTTAAATGTACTTTGCCCGTTGAGAGCTAACGAAGCTGTTAATCCTGTGTCGGATGTAGAAAAATCACATGAagatattgtaaaatttcattttttgatTGGACCAAGCATTTGTGAACTATCTGATTTTCCCAGTTCTGAAGCAGTCCAAGGAGAATTGGACAGTTCTGTGGCTCAGGTGAATCTGCCCAAGATGTTTGTTAAACATGAGGAGCAAAAGTCACCAAGCAATGCAGTCAAGTATTGCTTTCCATCTGGGTCACACCAGGACATGGG CAAATTAAAGCAGACTGTAAAACTGGAGATTTCGCAGCTTGACAGGAAGTCTGATACTGCATTGGAGCTG ACTACAACAATTGGAACTCAATTGGACCAGCAGCATTTGATTAATGAATCCAAGAGCAACT CATCATGGCCAGGATTGTCTTCAACAGTGTCAAGTACTTTTTGTCGTGATTCTCTATCGCA ATCATTTGCTGCTAAAATACCTGCTTGGCTTAATACCACTACCAGCCACGGTCCAGTCCTAAGTGATTCGTCCACTGGAAAG CTTTCTAAAGTTCCAACTGATAGAAGGTCGTGGAAGAGGTGTGCAGCTCATGTTTACATAAGCCGTCTCATTCGGGTACTAGAAGTCCCTGAAAGCAAAGAAAGCTTGCAACTCCCTTCAAATCAACTGAGACCACATGAAATATTAAAGCAAGGTGTACTCATGACAATAAATGACTTCAACAGCAATGATTTAAATGGAGTTGCATCTGCTAGCAGCTTAATTAACAAAATCAAGAAGAATCCAAGTGATGCTAAAAGTGGTAATCTTCAACACCTAAGGCTACGTCAAGATCATTCACAGCCTGCTCTGTCATGTGGTGTATACACTTCTCAGAAGCAG GGTTGCAATTTCTTGTCTCTGTCAGCGGGTGGTGGTGGTATAGAAACTAGTTTGAGTGGAGCTGGACATGGTTCCGAACCATCGGCACAGCTGCAGGTTCCTTATAATGCCCAACATCCCACGATCATGCCATTCTCCATGTCCCAAGCGCAATATGCCCCTGCTTACCCTGATCAGTTTTCAGCAGCAGCAGCCCAACAG GCCCAACTTCAGTTACCTCCCCATTTCAGCAGCCCATACTGTGGTCCTCATGCCAATCCCAAAGCCTTGACAAAGcagcaacaacaacaacaacgtTTTTGGGCGGCCCAGTTGGCAGCTCAGTTCAGGAATAATGGGACTTCCTCAACCGTGACTCAGTTTCCAAGCTGGCAAAATGGAAGGCAAGATTCAAATACGCTTATGCCATTTTTCTCATCATCGCCTTCAACTTTAGAAGTACTAGGCCACAAGTATCCTCAGGTCTctcagcagcagcagcagcagttCATGGCCATCACGCTACCACATGCAAGGATGAAAAGGCAGGATCACCATCTTTCTTCTGTTTATGAAGACTCTGGGGTCGGATTTCGAGCTGGTGGTGGTGCACTGCCTTTGCAGTTGCTCTGCAATGAGCGACTATGA
- the LOC8274654 gene encoding AP-2 complex subunit sigma, which produces MIRFILLQNRQGKTRLAKYYVPLEDSEKHKVEYEVHRLVVNRDPKFTNFVEFRTHKVIYRRYAGLFFSLCVDITDNELAYLECIHLFVEILDHFFSNVCELDLVFNFHKVYLILDEFILAGELQETSKKAIIERMGELEKLE; this is translated from the exons ATG ATCCGGTTCATACTATTGCAAAACAGGCAAGGCAAGACTCGTCTCGCCAAATACTATGTTCCTCTCGAGGATTCCGAGAAGCACAAAGTCGAATAcgag GTTCATCGATTAGTGGTCAACAGAGATCCCAAGTTCACTAATTTCGTTGAG TTCCGAACACACAAGGTCATCTACAGGCGGTATGCTggattatttttctctctctgtGTTGATATAACAGATAATGAATTGGCATATCTAGAGTGCATCCATCTATTTGTGGAAATATTGGATCATTTCTTCAGCAATGTGTGTGAGCTTGATTTGGTATTCAATTTTCATAAG GTTTATCTGATTCTTGATGAATTCATTCTTGCTGGGGAACTCCAAGAAACGAGCAAGAAG GCCATCATAGAAAGGATGGGAGAGTTGGAGAAGCTTGAGTAA